DNA sequence from the Melitaea cinxia chromosome 25, ilMelCinx1.1, whole genome shotgun sequence genome:
tacctcataactttttactgggtgcaccgattttgacgtttcttatataaattaaaagctactattcgtcacgtggtcccattcaaatttaattgagatttgattcgtaatttgtgagttatatctaatattgcgtatttacttgacggttttttcgtcaccctacgttgtattatacgttatatctttttactgggtgcactgattttgatcttttttgtataaatcaaaagctaatacttgtcatgtcgtccgttttaaatatgattgagatataatgagcaatttttgagtaatctttgatgacacgtatttacatgacgatgttaagacgactgtggtcatgttcaatactttgccacaacgccatctatcaaaatgttatgaaattacttcgttcactatcgatcaaattacaatattccactagagtagaaagtagcagtttattcgttataaatatatttgagcttttaatttttgaattatcgctaatactgggtatttacttggctattttacgtcgaccaacgttatattaacctcattactattttactgggtggaccgatatcgatgattctttttttaatcgataggtggtgcttgtcatgtggtcccatttaaatataattgagatttgactcgaactttttgaactatatctgatatggcgtatttacttgactgtttttggagttttctccttaagaatcgattttcatttaaggccccggaatgaaaaaattgaacagtaaaatctactgaacgaatgaccttgttagagatggcgttcagacgttttctaataacgcaattaggttccgatagatggcgttattgcattcatttatttacaatttgttaaagtaataatatatttcttagactagtaagcctttttgtgcctatttagacagttgatctgaaggggtaaagtccagtcgtgcatcggagctgtgtgaaaacatgaacattacatatttttaataaaaaagacataaaccgtaattcaatataaatccgcttcaactaaaaaacccgccgtaataagcgatgtcagcgcttcgcgcgaatcgacgacgggccttttatgaaatttctgcctacaatcgctaacaaaatgttagaaataacagtagaacattatataattctacaattttataatgtcgcgttatatggaatacgaacaaagtattactattttttcgtcgatctacgttgtattactcttcgatgtaattgaagtcggtttttttttcgtttgcgagcaaacacaattattctaattttactcgttttttttcattattcaaatagccagttttattttttattattatatcggtaatatcgaaaaatattattcatattttatcattattatttatttttgattttttatattaatttatattttttattattgtcggtaaaaaaaaaacttaattaatattttataaatatgtaattcgtattttaatatgatttccaaaaacacgatttactaaaaatataccgagctaagctcagcACTAAACtaataagtgtacgaaatttcacactcctctgtccgcgcatttttcgtaaaaagtggtacaaagtttttattttacgtattaaTGAATAGATTAGATCGAGATTTGATGAGAACTTTTTGGgtaatctctaataatgcgtatttactcgactattttttcgtctttgtttgttgtattactggtcaatgtaattaaagtcggattttttttatgtttgcaaGGTAACACAATTCTGTAAAACAAGCACTTACACGCGTAAGACttattagttaatatattttttatcagtcGATATTGGGATAATGAAAGTGTTTAGTACCTTCGATTTATTGCTGTCGATAAAGATAAATAGTGCAAATATAATTTACGAttacatagtttatttttaaaaacttttatataatatggaTTTATCTTGAAtgatatataatgttttaagttGTAAACCAGTATCCATTTATCACAGTTATAaaacacaatatattatattcacaatataaaatgtataattttctcCGCAGTCTTCTACTTCTATCCACATTTCTATGACAAGTTATACAATTGAGGTAATCGAAAAATATTCACTGAAATACACATTGTAAAGATTAACTCAAAAATAACTCatcaggtctcgatgaaatAAAGTGGAACCACACACATTATttgagctttcgattaaaaaaaaggtcaTCAAAATTGACGCACCCCGTAAAAAGaaatgaggtaacacacaaaaaaaaatacattcaaattgaaaacctccttttttgaagtgggtTAAACTTCGTCGTTTGTGAACCGCTTTTGGTAATtcctttttgttggaaaggagataccatgataaggaaaccaggatctgatgatggaatcccagagaaatcgagggaaaccctcgaaaatcgtagtatcCACTAGTGCGgttgttaatttttaaccgacttccaaaaaaggaggaggttctcaattcgactgtatttttttaaccgacttccaaaaaaggaggaggttctcaattcgactgtatttttgtaaccgacttccaaaaaaggaggaggttctcaattcaactgtattttttttatgtatgttacatcaaaacttttgaccgggtagaccgatttcgacaaattttgttttaatcgaaaggtggtgtgtatcaattggtaacatttaaatttatttgagatcccagagaaatcgagggaaattcttgaaaatccgcaataactttttactgggtgtaccgattttgataattctttttttgttagaaagaagatatctttagtttagtactatgataaggaaaacaggatctgatgatgggatcccagagaaatcgagggaaactctcgaaaatccgcaataactttttactgggtgtatcgattttgataatttttaatttaatcaaaagctgatgtttatcatttggtcacatataaattttatcgagatctgataactactttttgagtaatctttgataacgcgtagttgcttgactattttttcgtcgatctacgttatattacttgtcgatgtaattgaagtcggttttttttttcgtttgcgagcaaacacaattatatttattgttattgtgttGTTGTCGTTACTGTGCTATCATTTGCATTACCcataattactaatattttatagctaaatagtttgtttttttaaacgcgctaatcttaggaattactagttcgaattaaaaaaaaatctttttatgttggatgGTCCATTTATACCGATGAAGGCTATTggctataatattttagtaccttttATTCCAATTAACGTGTACGAACCTGCGGGGTACAGCTGGTAAGGGTATAAGAAAATTCAgaataggtatttaaaaaaaggtgtcGAGAAGAAATTCGACGGATTAGCTAgtctacattaataaaaatgaatgtcgctaagcgcataactcgaaaatACCTCGagcgattcggctaatttatttttctgtatgtTCCTTAGGCCTAGGGaaggtttaaaaaaagaaggtttAAAAACACTatgaacttttgacagaacgaagtctgtccaggtaagttataaataaaacaagtccatacaaattaaatatatattttaatatgatttaatatgaaatatactTAAAGACGGGCTTGAATCCATGACAGATAGGAGGTGACCCGAGTGAACCCGGCCGGCAGCGCGCTGTCGCAGCCGGACTGGGAGTAGAACGAGACTATACCAATCTGCGGAAAAAATGTGTCGTTATAGCATGGCCATATttgccttagtccgtctattgcagacgatttaaacagtgtcagacggacactgtgtcgcctaggacactcctctggaaaacgcagagttgcctaacctctgcgccaccctctcgaactcactggctaggcccacaggaacgacgagtcgatacgtgtggagttcggctgcaggagtctttcgcattttaaaactatgccacgaatgcttaaCGGAAACctcattccgggtttcaaatgaagctTTCCTTCTCCGGGaattgatgattttgagccagggttatccctcggtcgccttttacacCGGGAAGAAAGAGgttggtgctattctactcggccgacaccacacggcatacaTCACATGGTATGTTAAATATTCACACAAGGGCCAAAAGAGAAATGGCCAGGGTCGGCACTCTGCGAGTTGCGGCTCTGGCCGAGCATAAAAAATACTCACCAGCTGTGCTGATGGCACGTCACCAATAGACAGGGGACCACCGACGTCGCCACCACAGATGCCCCTGCCCCCAGTGGTCGCTGTGCAGAGCTTGCTGCTCGTAACAACACTTGGGCCGTATAACGCAGCGCATTCTTCGTTCCTAATTACTTGCAGTTGAGCGTGTTGTTGTACACCTATGTCGGCGTTTGCTGGAAATATTCgtcttatcaaaatataaattaaaaattacttccCTCAAGGCTTTAAGAGtatttttgaatcgtcattttagtaactaaaattatgtGTGCTTTGATCAAttgattttatagataatagttAGGCTAccgatttatatattaaaaaaaaaatagaaaataaaaggaCTTTGCTATAGTAGTAAgtaatacgcttcagcttgtaatatcccactactgggcataggcctctttccccgtgtaggagaaggatcagagcttaatccaccacgctgctccaatgcgggttggcggatatattccctacaatgagaaacgatcgctatcaggtgtacatgataacaaccgggaccgacggcttaacgtgctctccgaggcacggtggggagatccacccAGTGTTTGTGCAGTAAGTATTAAGTAAATAGAATTTCAATAAATGTAGAAATTATTGTAACTTACAGCTGCTTCCAATACCAACAGTGGTGCCCCAAGTACCGGCGTAGTCGCTGTCACCAGTCGGCAGTAATATCCTCTGGACGACGTCTGGAACACAGATTGATTTTAGAAATTTAGAAACTGTATAAATGATATGATTGTGTTACAACaagacatcgacaagtaacgtaagtagatgaaaaattagtcaaatacgcgttatcaagatTACTCAAAtatgtaaagataaaaaaaaactgaggtAAAAAAAGAACTGACGAgtatactttttgagttatatccactactgcgtatttgcttgactatttttagccgacttcaaaaaagaggatgTTTCTCAAATCgacactatattttttttcgcgggcaacttcgtcgtttatgaaccgattttgcttattctttttttgttaaaaaaggagatatctcaaagattagtaccatgataaggaaattaggttctgatgatgggatcccagagaaatcgagaggaagcttcgaaaatcgtagcgacgactagtgcgtttgttaattttttttcgtctacttacgttgtattacttgtcgacgtacctaattgagattattttttttgcgtttgctagcaaacacaattattatttcatctAACTACGTCGAATTCGGTTTATGtcattgaagttggttttttaaccgacttccaaaaaaggaggaggttctcaattcgactgtatttttttttttttttttttttttttatgtatgttacatcagaacttttgactgggtggagtgatttcgacaaattttcttttaatcgaaaggtgttgtgtgccaattggtcccatttaaatttatttgagatctcacaactacttttcgagctatatctaataatgcgtttttacttgacgcttttttcgtcgacctacgttgtattataccgcataactttctactggatgtaccgattttgataattctttttttgttggaaaggaaatatccctagtttggtatcatgataaggaaaccaggatctgatgatgggatcccagagaaattgatggaaattcttgaaaatccgcaataactttttactgggtgtaccgattttgataattctttttttgttggaaagaagatatccttagtttagtaccatgataaggaaaccaggatctgatagtaggatcccagagaaatcgagggaaattcttgaaaatctgcaataactttttactaggtgtaccgattttaataatttttaatttaatcgaaagctgatgtttgtcatgtggtcacatataaatttcattgagatctgataactactttttgagtaatctttgataacgcgcagttacttgagtatgttttcgtcgatctacgttgtattactcgtcgatgtaattgaagtcggtttttttttcgtttgcgagcaaacacaattattagtaataTGAGATGGTATAATTCTATCAGTAAGTGTTCaacataacattatttaatttgctGACAGTAAATACTGACAAAGGAAgtttttttgtcaaatatcaCCTACTATCCTACTGCACTGGGACACACGATTAGAATACAAGATTTAGGTGCTAAATATTCACTGGTTATTCcaataaaaaaactacaactaaggtagggcacagcaggaaatttcttggtcaaaatatggaacagctcagctggggtagtaccttgaccttacagaagacaacAGCtagataatactgttttcaagaagtattgtgttcctgttggtgagtgaggtgcccgagctcctggggggatttggggatagggtccgcaacgcgcttacaatgcttctggcgttgcaggcgtctataagctacggtaattgcttaccatcaggtgagccgtacttagttaaatatttacaaaaacaggACATACGAGAATACGGCACATGACTGATGCGAATGATGGCAATGTCGTTATTCAAGTTTACAGAGTTGTAGGCGGCGTGGAGCTCAACGTCGCTGGTCACGATGCGAACGCCTCCAGAGAACAAATTGACTGAGGCGAGAACAACCGTGAGCTCGATTGCTTGAGATATAGCGGTTCTCCAACAGTGAGCGGCCGTCACGAGTCTAGTGTTACTGAGAAGAGATGAACCGCACACGGACTGCCTGAAGTCGTCCAGCAGGATAATAAGACCACCCTGGATCAAGCACAGAAAATAGGCCTTATTGCAGATTAAGTTTGATATGATTGCTTAAAAATGTTGGGATTAAGACAtccataaatttaatttttatactcgTAGCTTGTTATACGTATATTGTTTTGAATTCTAATTTCAgctattctaataaaaaattaaataagacagCAAGTAGATTATACCCTACATACTCACaaaattcatattataaaaaataatatataataattaataataatatataataattaatgataacacagtttcactactactttggaacttaagccgaccgatggcgggatagccctccaattgctggctttgaaatacacaggccgaagatgggcagcagcgtcttcggtgcgacaaagccagccctgcggtcaccaacccgcctgcccagggtggtgactatgggcaaaacacatgagtacacgccatttttggcgtgtacttgtggaggccttgtccagtagtggactgcgaaaggctgatgatgatgatgtgataacacgctaaggttaagatgtttgcctccctttttggaaaaaaatctcacaattactccacataaattatatatcattttatagatatttgctTCTTCTTCCGGCCAGCTATTCACTACTGAAAAAATTACTAtcgtttttgtttttctaaattaataaattatttaaattatatatatgaccgctttaattttgaaacaacgtcgacatgattgacggtcggtaattttattacttatttagtgcgaattattcgcacgggtattgttAGTATATTTTAACACGCTAAAGTTAAGATATTTGCCGCccaatatatcattttttaaataattgcttgctagcaacaacaaaaaaaatgtattattgttttagtaaagtaattaattattaaaaattatatatgacggctttaattttgaaacaacgtcaacatgattgacagtcggtaatgtttttgttaaatttcaaatcaactcacatataaatacttttttgtaattttacttattgagtgcgaattattcgcacggttATTGCTAgtataggtacataattattCTACGTGTCATATTTTGACAGTGCATTCAGagaataaatattcttttgctCGTCCTAGAAAGTGACTTTCAACGTGCAAAATAACACAATCAtaatgaaatttgaaatttcttACGAAAACTTACAAATTTTACTATTATGATTTCGAAAAATGAAGTAAATGGGCCAATTAATAGATTTAAGCTCCAAATACTCAAAAAAGCATGGGGGTTGCACCTGGGTACCGGCCTACCGGGTCGTAGGGAACGAGGCGCCGAGAGCCGCGAATAAAGACac
Encoded proteins:
- the LOC123666025 gene encoding collagenase-like, which translates into the protein MKLFSVVFATVGLALTVAAEPININYHEDFGIPAATRIKYAEQARDFDGSRVLGGQISNLGQNPHFGGLIILLDDFRQSVCGSSLLSNTRLVTAAHCWRTAISQAIELTVVLASVNLFSGGVRIVTSDVELHAAYNSVNLNNDIAIIRISHVPYSHVVQRILLPTGDSDYAGTWGTTVGIGSSSNADIGVQQHAQLQVIRNEECAALYGPSVVTSSKLCTATTGGRGICGGDVGGPLSIGDVPSAQLIGIVSFYSQSGCDSALPAGFTRVTSYLSWIQARL